Proteins encoded within one genomic window of Enterococcus haemoperoxidus ATCC BAA-382:
- the ispF gene encoding 2-C-methyl-D-erythritol 2,4-cyclodiphosphate synthase: MIRIGQGFDVHQLVAGRKLIIGGVELPFEKGLLGHSDADVLLHAITDALLGAAGFGDIGHLFPDTDPKFKDADSMKLLYEANQKILTGGFTIGNIDCTILAEQPKMKPYLEQMKENIAKACQIETNQINLKATTMEKMGFIGQEEGMGAIAVALLDK; the protein is encoded by the coding sequence ATGATAAGAATCGGGCAAGGATTTGACGTTCATCAATTGGTAGCAGGACGAAAATTGATCATCGGTGGTGTGGAACTACCATTTGAAAAAGGATTACTAGGACACTCGGATGCAGATGTATTGTTGCATGCAATTACGGATGCGCTGTTAGGCGCTGCTGGCTTTGGCGACATTGGTCATTTGTTCCCTGATACAGATCCGAAATTTAAAGATGCGGACTCAATGAAATTATTATACGAAGCAAATCAAAAAATTTTAACTGGTGGCTTTACTATTGGCAATATTGATTGTACAATTTTAGCAGAACAACCAAAAATGAAACCTTATTTAGAACAGATGAAAGAAAACATCGCCAAAGCCTGTCAAATCGAAACAAATCAAATCAATTTAAAAGCAACGACGATGGAGAAAATGGGCTTTATTGGTCAAGAAGAAGGTATGGGAGCGATCGCGGTCGCTTTACTTGATAAATAG
- the gltX gene encoding glutamate--tRNA ligase gives MTKVRVRYAPSPTGHLHIGNARTALFNYLFARHNDGDFIIRIEDTDQKRNIEDGEKSQLENLAWLGMDWDESPEKPGEYGPYRQSERSEIYQPLIDQLLVSNRAYKCYCTEEELEAEREAQRARSEMPHYSGKCSELTPSEQAEKEAQGLKPVIRFRVPRNTSYTFEDMVKGEIVFESDNIGGDFVIQKRDGMPTYNFAVAVDDHMMKITHVLRGDDHIANTPKQLMVYEAFGWKAPEFGHMTLIINSETGKKLSKRDESILQFIEQYRELGYLPEAMFNFTALLGWSPVGEEEIFSQEELIKIFDPERLSKSPAAFDGKKLEWVNNQYMKQLDLDVLTDMCLPYLVAEGKVEAQPSSEKLEWLKKVVSLYQPQMSYAAEIVNVSELFFNEHPVLDDAAKEVLAGETVPAVLAAFKAQLEAMDVVDVPSIKAGIKAVQQETGVKGKNLFMPIRVAVSGQMHGPELGDTIELLGKEKALDHLNNVL, from the coding sequence ATGACAAAAGTACGTGTACGTTACGCACCAAGTCCAACTGGACACTTGCATATTGGAAATGCAAGAACGGCTTTATTTAATTACTTATTTGCCCGTCATAATGATGGTGATTTTATTATTCGTATTGAAGATACCGATCAAAAGAGAAACATTGAAGATGGCGAAAAAAGCCAACTAGAAAACTTAGCTTGGCTAGGGATGGATTGGGATGAATCTCCTGAAAAACCAGGTGAGTACGGTCCTTATCGTCAATCAGAACGTAGCGAAATTTATCAACCTTTGATCGATCAACTGTTGGTAAGCAATCGTGCTTATAAATGTTATTGTACTGAAGAAGAATTAGAAGCTGAAAGAGAAGCGCAACGTGCTCGCAGCGAAATGCCTCATTATTCAGGTAAATGTTCAGAGTTGACACCTTCTGAACAAGCCGAAAAAGAAGCACAAGGATTGAAACCAGTTATTCGTTTCCGTGTACCAAGAAATACATCTTATACATTTGAAGATATGGTCAAAGGCGAAATCGTTTTTGAATCAGATAATATCGGAGGCGACTTCGTTATTCAAAAACGTGATGGTATGCCAACGTATAACTTTGCAGTAGCAGTGGACGACCACATGATGAAAATCACCCATGTTTTACGTGGTGACGATCACATTGCCAATACGCCTAAACAATTGATGGTTTATGAAGCATTTGGCTGGAAAGCACCAGAATTTGGCCATATGACCTTGATCATTAACTCTGAGACAGGTAAAAAGTTAAGTAAACGTGATGAATCAATTTTACAATTTATCGAACAATACCGTGAACTTGGCTATTTACCAGAAGCGATGTTCAACTTTACCGCTTTATTAGGCTGGTCACCAGTTGGAGAAGAAGAAATCTTCTCACAAGAAGAATTGATCAAAATCTTTGATCCAGAACGTTTAAGCAAATCACCAGCAGCTTTTGATGGGAAGAAACTTGAATGGGTCAATAACCAATACATGAAACAATTAGACTTAGATGTCTTAACGGATATGTGTCTTCCATATTTAGTAGCCGAAGGCAAAGTCGAAGCGCAACCAAGTAGCGAAAAATTAGAATGGTTGAAAAAAGTCGTTAGCTTATACCAACCACAAATGAGCTATGCTGCAGAAATCGTTAATGTATCTGAATTATTCTTCAATGAACATCCAGTCTTAGACGATGCAGCGAAAGAAGTTTTAGCTGGAGAAACTGTACCTGCTGTTTTAGCCGCTTTCAAAGCACAACTAGAAGCGATGGACGTGGTTGATGTCCCAAGTATTAAAGCAGGTATCAAAGCGGTTCAACAAGAAACAGGCGTTAAAGGTAAAAATCTATTTATGCCGATCCGTGTAGCTGTTTCAGGACAAATGCATGGGCCAGAATTAGGCGATACAATTGAACTTTTAGGGAAAGAAAAAGCGTTGGATCATTTAAATAACGTTTTATAA
- the ispD gene encoding 2-C-methyl-D-erythritol 4-phosphate cytidylyltransferase, with translation MKKAENRNKALDYEVILLAAGQGKRMGASRNKILLHLIGKPVISYSLNTFLNDPACKHIVLVTQEEEQDLLAAMVKKETKKKNCQITIVSGGCERQYSVYNGLKALLDQKNIVMVHDGARPFVTLKQLKLLHQKVQETRAAILGVPVKDTIKRVIEGIVQETVPRETLWQIQTPQAFYGEDLLAVHVRAQQEEYLGTDDASLIEKYSHLPVSMVLGSYENIKLTTPEDMLIGEAIVKRKRS, from the coding sequence ATGAAAAAAGCTGAAAATAGAAACAAAGCACTGGATTATGAAGTCATATTATTGGCTGCTGGACAAGGTAAGAGAATGGGTGCCAGCCGAAATAAGATTTTATTGCATTTAATTGGAAAGCCAGTTATTTCTTATTCATTAAATACATTTTTAAATGATCCTGCATGTAAACACATTGTCTTGGTTACGCAAGAAGAGGAACAAGATTTATTAGCGGCAATGGTCAAAAAAGAAACAAAGAAAAAAAACTGTCAAATTACGATCGTCTCTGGTGGTTGTGAAAGGCAATACAGTGTTTATAATGGGTTAAAAGCATTACTTGATCAAAAAAATATTGTGATGGTTCACGATGGTGCAAGACCATTTGTCACTTTGAAACAATTGAAATTATTACACCAAAAGGTGCAAGAAACGAGAGCTGCAATTTTAGGTGTTCCAGTCAAAGATACGATCAAACGAGTGATTGAAGGAATCGTACAAGAGACAGTTCCACGTGAAACATTATGGCAAATTCAAACGCCGCAAGCTTTTTATGGGGAGGATTTATTGGCAGTTCATGTTCGTGCCCAACAAGAAGAATATTTAGGAACAGACGATGCATCACTTATTGAAAAATATAGTCATTTACCTGTCTCAATGGTATTGGGTAGTTATGAAAATATTAAATTGACCACGCCAGAAGATATGCTGATTGGCGAAGCAATCGTGAAACGAAAAAGAAGCTAG